From Piliocolobus tephrosceles isolate RC106 chromosome 16, ASM277652v3, whole genome shotgun sequence, the proteins below share one genomic window:
- the ARL16 gene encoding ADP-ribosylation factor-like protein 16, whose protein sequence is MCLLLGATGVGKTLLVKRLQEVSSRDGKGDLGKPPPTRPTVGTNLTDIVAQRKITIRELGGCMGPIWSSYYGNCRSLLFMMDASDPTQLSASCVQLLGLLSAEQLAEASVLILFNKIDLPCYMAMEEMKSLIRLPDIIACAKQNITTAEISAREGTGLAGVLAWLQATHRANG, encoded by the exons ATGTGTCTCCTGCTGGGGGCCACGGGCGTCGGGAAGACGCTGCTGGTGAAACGGCTGCAGG AGGTGAGCTCCCGGGATGGGAAGGGCGACCTGGGGAAGCCGCCCCCGACACGGCCCACG GTGGGCACCAATCTTACTGACATCGTGGCACAGAGAAAGATCACCATCCGGGAGCTGGGGGGGTGCATGGGCCCCATCTGGTCCAGTTATTATGGAAACTGCCGTTCTCTTCTG ttCATGATGGACGCCTCTGACCCCACCCAGCTCTCTGCATCCTGTGTGCAGCTCTTAGGTCTCCTTTCTGCAGAACAACTTGCAGAAGCATCGGTGCTGATACTCTTCAATAAAAT CGACCTACCCTGTTACATGGCCATGGAGGAGATGAAGTCATTAATCAGGCTTCCAGACATCATTGCTTGTGCCAAGCAGAACATCACCACGGCAGAAATCAGCGCCCGTGAAGGCACTGGCTTGGCAGGGGTGCTGGCCTGGCTCCAGGCCACCCACAGAGCCAACGGTTGA